TGAAGGAGAGCCCCTTGCCCTCCCGCACGCTGGATAGCACCTCCCGCACCACCTCCACCTGATACGGCCTCAGCACCCTCCCCAAAGGCCAGCCCACCTTCATCACCTGTCGAACATATGTTCTACGAAAGGATGATAGGCGTGAGGGGGGAGGTATGCAAGGGGTCGACGTCACAGGTTGGGTAGGGCCGGCTATGGCCGTCCGCGCCTTAGGCAGACCCCTGGGGGTTAGGCCAACTCAGGCGGGGGGAAGAGGACCTCCCCTGTCTCGGCGTCCTCCACCCGGATGGCCATCTGGGGGCAACCGCGGGCTGCCTCTAGCACTACTTCCTCCGGCTCCCCTGCCGGGTCCCCCACCGCCGACTGCAGGTTCTCATTCTCATGGAAGACGCCAGGGGCGGTGAGAATACAGATCCTCGACCCTACGCACCGGTCATAGTCCACGGTTATGCGCAGCCGCCTGCCCATCGTCACCACTCCACCCACAGCTCCTTAAGGGCCCTGGCCACGATGGTGCGATGGTACTCGCGGGGCCGCTCGGCCAGGCGCAGGGAGGGGAAGCGCTGCGTAAGGGCCAGAAACGCCTCCTGGGCCTCCAGCCGGGCCAAGGGCGCCCCTAGGCAGATGTGGATGCCATGCCCAAAGGCCACATGAGGGTTGGGATTGCGGGTGATGTCCAGCACGTCTGGCTGGGGAAACTTCTCCGGGTCCCTATTGGCGGCGGCCAGCACCACCAACATCCGGTCGCCCTCCCGCAGATGCTTCCCCCCAAGCTCCGTGTCCTCCTTCACCCATCGGAAGGTAGCCTTCACCGGCCCATCGTATCTCAGCAGCTCCTCCACGGCTGGCCGCACGAGCTGGGGGTTCTCCCGCAGCAGGTCCCACTGTTGGCGGTGCTCCATAAGGGCCACCACCCCGTTGGCCAGGAGGTTGGTGGTGGTCTCATGGCCGGCGAAGATGAGGACGGTGCAGGTGGCAAGGACCTCCTCATGAGAAAGGAGGTCTCCCCGCTCCTCCGCCTGCACCAGGGCGGAGATGAGGTCGTCCCTGGGGTGGAGACGCCGCTCATGCACCAGGGGCTCGAAGTACTCCAACAGGTGCTGCAGCCCCCTTTGAGAGCGCTCTCGTCGGTCGGGTTCGTCTGCCCGTATGAAGAAGACGCGAGACGTCTCGTCAGACCACTCCTTCACCTTTTCCCGGTCCTCAGGAGGCACCCCCATGTACTCAGAGATGACGATGACGGGCAGCTGGAAGGCAAACTCTTTAATAAATTCCATGTGCCTCTTGGCGGCAACCGCTGAAAGCAGCTGGTCTATAAGCTGCCGTATCCGCGGCCGCAGCCGCTCCACCGTCGTGGGGGTAAAGGCCTTGTTGATGAGCATGCGCACGCGCGTGTGATAGGGCGGGTCGGTGAACACCAACCACTTGGAGAAGTAGTTGATGAGGAGGGAGAGGCGATCGCGGTCCTCAGGCTGGAGCTCCAAGATCAAGGAGGCCATGCGGTCGGACGAGAAGCGCTCGTAGTCCCTGAGGACACCCACCACATCCTCATAGCGGGTGACAAGCCACCCCTTCCACCGCTCGTTCCAGTGGACCGGGTCCTCCTCCCGGATCCGAGCGAAGTAGGTATAGGGGTCAGCCACCACCTCCGGCGCCAGCAAGTCATCGCTAATGGCCATGGCCCACCTCCTGGCCCGCCCTCTCGGTGGAAACTAGCACCATCGCCGAACTTTGTCAAGCTGCTCCGCGATGCATCCCTATTATCAGGGAAAGCTAAGACAGCGGGCAGAAGCCCCATGCCCTCAAAGCCGTCCCAGCCAGCGGGCGCATGCCTCTTAGAGCCCTTTTTGTAAGGTTTTGCCCGACTGACGAGGGGATGCACATGGGCTTAGCATATAGTGGATGGTCGCTAAGTGACGGAGGTGGGGATATGTTCATCGCCAGTCTGAACCTGAAGGCCCTTGAGGGGATGGCCCGTCAGGCCAAGGACCCCGTCTGTGGCATGATGGTGGACACTTCCAAGGCCCTCTCCCATGCCCACAACGGCACCACCTATTACTTCTGCTCCCAGAGCTGCAAAGACAAGTTCGCCGCCGCGCCCAACCAGTACGTATAGGCGCTTCCTAAGGGCAGAGGCCGGGCCTCAGGCCGGGGCCACCTCCACCCGTGTCGAGCGGTCGGTGGGGCAGGGCTGCCACTCGGTGGGCCAGTAGCGGAGATGGCCGTAGCCGCCCGCCAGGTGGAGCCACTTGATCATGGCCCCTTCCACCTGGTTGGGGCCCCGCCAGCCGGGGAACTGGTAGGGCTCCCACCCGTTGTAGATGATGACCTGGCCGGGGCGCACCGCCGGCGATAGCTTGGCTGGCAGCACCGTCTCCCCCAGGTCGTTGTACACCCGCACGTCCTGCCCATCCCTTATCCCCCGCTGCTGGGCGTCTTGGGGGTTCATGAGCACGTGGGGCCTGCCCCGGTGCGTCTCCAGCAGGATGCGGTTGACGATGTTCAGAGAGTGGATACTCCACCGGTTGTGCCCACTGGTGAGCACCAGGGGGTAGTTACCCCCTATGGGCGGCGTCTCCTTGTGGCAGGGCAGCTCCTCCCCCGCCTCCAGGAACCACTCGTGGTCGATATAGAACTGGGCGCGGCGGGTAAGGGTGGCGTAGGGCACCTTCTTCTCCACATGCCACCGCAGCGGGGTGAAGGTCTCGTCGGGGCGGAAGTCGGAGGCCTGGGCCAAGCCCCGCGCCGAGATGCCCGGCCCCGCCCACCGTTCGTAGCCTTTCTCCCGCAGGGTGTGGAGGCCAGTGCCCTCGGGCAGCCCGCCGGTGAGGGCTGAGTCCTCCACTATCTCCTGGGCCAGCCTCTCCTCGCTCTCCCAGGCCCCCTCGCCAGTCATGGCTGCATAGAGGCCGTCCAGGTGGTGGACGTTGCCCCTGCAGTCCTTATATTCCAGAAGCCCCCGCTTCTTGGCCCTCTCCTCCACCTTCTTAGCCAGCAAGCAGAATATCTCCCACTCCGACTTGGCCTCCCCGGGGGGCTCCACCACCTTATCGCAGAAGGTGAGCATCATGGTGTGGGTGCTGGGGATGCCGAAGCCTATCTTTTCGTACTGCTGGGCGATGGGAAGGAAGATGTCGGAGTAAAGGCCAGTGATGCTCATGCGCCAGTCCATGGTGACCACCATCTTCAGCTGGGGCCACAGATGGCGTAGGAGGAGCTGACCGCCTCGGGTGCGGCGCAAGGCGTTGCCCCCACACTCGATGAACACCCTTGGCGGGTGCTGGGGCCCGGGCAGGTCCACCCCCGCCCACCATCCCTTCTCCATGGCCTCCCGCCAATAATCCTCAAAGGAGCGCTTCATGGAGGGGTCGTGCCACTCCCGGCGTCCCCACACTTGCTGGAAGCCGCTATGGTAGTACCAGACGAAGATGGGCGGCACCATAGCCGGCCGGCCAAAGAGGGGGGCCCGCTTGGACAGCTCGATGGCCGCTAGGGCATCGGTGAGGGTGGGGTCCTCTTGGCGGAGCATCTCCCACACTTGGCGCTGCAGCTCTACCACCTCTTGGAACCCCTCTCGCCCTGGGCGACGCTTGGCTGGCTGCATGAGCCAGCCATCCAGCATGGCCGCCAACCAAGCCCGCACGCCCGTGCCCTTACGCCCCCAGTTGCCCGTGAGGCCCAAAAGCAGCAGCCAGGACCGCTCTATGAGGTCGCCATGGTAGATCTTGCCCGCACCCCCAAGACAGCAGATGATGGTGGTGCGCTTGCGGGCCACCTTCCTGGCCAGCTCCCGAATCACCTCTGGGTGCACCTGGCATATCTCGCCCGCCCGCTCTGGGGAGTAGTCCCGTAGCCGCTCCCGCACCAGGGCGAAGACGGGGCTCACCGCCACCTCCTGCCCATCCTTGAGGCGGACGGAGAAGGTTCCCTCTAGAGCTGGCTCCACTTCCCCTAGGGCCAAGGTGCCCCGTGGCGCCTCAGTCAAGGCTCCCTTACGCAGGTCCCAGAAGTAGAACTGGTCATCTCGCCCCCCTTCCTGCAGGTCGCATTGGCGCAGGAAGCGTCGCGTGTCCCGTCGCACCAAGAGGGGGAGGTCCGTCTGCTCCCGCACGAAGCCCAAATCGTAAAGGCCCTCCTCCACGATGACGTGACACATGCCCAGGGCCAGGGCGGCGTCGGTACCCGGGCGCACCGGCAGGTGGTAGTCGGCGTGCACCGCCGATGGGCTGAAGTCGGGGGCCACCGTCACCACCTCCGCCCCGCGGTAGCGGGCCTCGGTGATGTAGTGCTGGTGCGGGATGCGCGTATAGGTGGGGTTGGAGTACCAGATGAAGATGAGGTCCGAGTGGAACCAGTCGTCGATGGAGCTGACGGGGTCGAAGATGCCATAGGTGAGGTAGAAGCCTGGGGCGAAGTCGTTCATCTCGGCGTTGACGTCCGTCACCAGGCCCCCGATGAGGGAGGCGAAGCGGCCCCGCCCTGTCCCTCCCCAGGTGCTGATGTTACAGCCGCTGAGGAAGATGATGGACTCCGGCCCCACCTCGGCGATGGCGTCCAGGATGGCATCGGCGATCTCCGTAAGAGCCTGGTCCCAAGAGATGCGCCGCCACCGCCCCGAGCCTCTTGGGCCCACCCGCCGCAAGGGATAAAGCACCCGCTCCTTGGCGTACAGATGCTGGCTCCAGGCCACCCCCTTCTGGCACCCCATGGGGTTCATGTCGGGGACCCCAGGCTCTATTTGCGGCAGGTGGCCCCCCTGCTCCTCCCGCCATATGATGCCGTCCTTGACGTAGACCCGCAGCACACAGTTGCCGGGATAACAGTCGATGCAATGGCTGCCCCACGCCACCCGGTCCCACCGCCACTGCTGCCGGTATACGTCCTCCGGCGATCGATAGGGCCCAACAGGTACGCCCATGGGCTCAAGGGCCTCTCTAGCCATGGCCTCACCTCCCCTTGAGACAGACCCTTTATAGCACCTCCCCACGCCCGCGTCCGTCAGCCAAAACTTCATACGCTTGAAGGGCTTTGCCTTACACGAAGGGCAAATCTCCACAAGAAAATAGGACGGGGCCTGGCTGGCAAGGGCCTTGGCAGCCGCTAAGGATAAAGTGAGCGCAGCCAGGGGGGTAGAAATGGCCGGTCGCGTCTCGGAGGAGAGGTATCGGCGACGGTGGACGTGGGACAAGGTGGTGAAGGTGACCCACATCCGCGCCAACTGCATATCGGCCTGCTCCTTCGACGCCTACGTTCGCGACGGGGTGGTGGTATGGGAGGAGCCCAACTGCTCCTACGCCCAGACCTGCCCTGACGTGCCCGATTTCAACCCCCGTGGCTGCCCCATGGGCTGCGTCTACAGCCGCACCATGTACGGGCCCTTCCGCGTCAAGTCCCCCCTCAAGAGGGTAGGGCCCAGGGGCTCAGGCCATTTCCAGCCCATCTCCTGGGACCAGGCCCTCACCGAGATAGCCGACAAGATCATCGATGTCATCCTGGAGGACGGCCCAGAGTGCATCGTCTATGACCATGGCACCACCAATGTGGACTTCGGCATCGGCTCCATGATGGAGTCCCACCTCTTCACCGTGGGCCTCGGCGCCACATCCATCGACTCCTGGGCAGGGGTGGGGGACCTACCCACGGG
This is a stretch of genomic DNA from Dehalococcoidia bacterium. It encodes these proteins:
- a CDS encoding ferredoxin, coding for MGRRLRITVDYDRCVGSRICILTAPGVFHENENLQSAVGDPAGEPEEVVLEAARGCPQMAIRVEDAETGEVLFPPPELA
- a CDS encoding cytochrome P450 codes for the protein MAISDDLLAPEVVADPYTYFARIREEDPVHWNERWKGWLVTRYEDVVGVLRDYERFSSDRMASLILELQPEDRDRLSLLINYFSKWLVFTDPPYHTRVRMLINKAFTPTTVERLRPRIRQLIDQLLSAVAAKRHMEFIKEFAFQLPVIVISEYMGVPPEDREKVKEWSDETSRVFFIRADEPDRRERSQRGLQHLLEYFEPLVHERRLHPRDDLISALVQAEERGDLLSHEEVLATCTVLIFAGHETTTNLLANGVVALMEHRQQWDLLRENPQLVRPAVEELLRYDGPVKATFRWVKEDTELGGKHLREGDRMLVVLAAANRDPEKFPQPDVLDITRNPNPHVAFGHGIHICLGAPLARLEAQEAFLALTQRFPSLRLAERPREYHRTIVARALKELWVEW
- a CDS encoding molybdopterin-dependent oxidoreductase; protein product: MAREALEPMGVPVGPYRSPEDVYRQQWRWDRVAWGSHCIDCYPGNCVLRVYVKDGIIWREEQGGHLPQIEPGVPDMNPMGCQKGVAWSQHLYAKERVLYPLRRVGPRGSGRWRRISWDQALTEIADAILDAIAEVGPESIIFLSGCNISTWGGTGRGRFASLIGGLVTDVNAEMNDFAPGFYLTYGIFDPVSSIDDWFHSDLIFIWYSNPTYTRIPHQHYITEARYRGAEVVTVAPDFSPSAVHADYHLPVRPGTDAALALGMCHVIVEEGLYDLGFVREQTDLPLLVRRDTRRFLRQCDLQEGGRDDQFYFWDLRKGALTEAPRGTLALGEVEPALEGTFSVRLKDGQEVAVSPVFALVRERLRDYSPERAGEICQVHPEVIRELARKVARKRTTIICCLGGAGKIYHGDLIERSWLLLLGLTGNWGRKGTGVRAWLAAMLDGWLMQPAKRRPGREGFQEVVELQRQVWEMLRQEDPTLTDALAAIELSKRAPLFGRPAMVPPIFVWYYHSGFQQVWGRREWHDPSMKRSFEDYWREAMEKGWWAGVDLPGPQHPPRVFIECGGNALRRTRGGQLLLRHLWPQLKMVVTMDWRMSITGLYSDIFLPIAQQYEKIGFGIPSTHTMMLTFCDKVVEPPGEAKSEWEIFCLLAKKVEERAKKRGLLEYKDCRGNVHHLDGLYAAMTGEGAWESEERLAQEIVEDSALTGGLPEGTGLHTLREKGYERWAGPGISARGLAQASDFRPDETFTPLRWHVEKKVPYATLTRRAQFYIDHEWFLEAGEELPCHKETPPIGGNYPLVLTSGHNRWSIHSLNIVNRILLETHRGRPHVLMNPQDAQQRGIRDGQDVRVYNDLGETVLPAKLSPAVRPGQVIIYNGWEPYQFPGWRGPNQVEGAMIKWLHLAGGYGHLRYWPTEWQPCPTDRSTRVEVAPA
- a CDS encoding YHS domain-containing protein → MFIASLNLKALEGMARQAKDPVCGMMVDTSKALSHAHNGTTYYFCSQSCKDKFAAAPNQYV